The following proteins are encoded in a genomic region of Pyricularia oryzae 70-15 chromosome 6, whole genome shotgun sequence:
- a CDS encoding dehydrodolichyl diphosphate synthase has protein sequence MSDLHMSHITKWFTSSPPAEWAIKNLRQLLIGALRQGPIPRHVAFEMDGNRRYARSHKIETVAGHHMGFEALARVLEICYNCGVKVVTVYAFSIENFNRPKYEVEGLMQMAKYKLEQLLEHGEVLDRYGARVIISGQRDLIPPDVLGFVDRAVNETKHNKGHILNICFPYTSREEITQAIRSTAVEYSSHPRPQNSAFSQTRIKQKILSKHAGNKEAALGSIQESPPPDDVDCSVSSGTTLPPGTPPSSDSTTQDVPRAFKNPETITAETLNNHMYTAECPPLDLFIRTSGVERLSDFMLWQCHQDTQIFFLKCLWPDFDLWYFLPVLVEWQWRQKQRERDEKPKRHLKQR, from the exons ATGTCCGACCTTCACATGTCGCATATCACCAAATGGTTTACCAGCTCTCCTCCAGCGGAATGGGCCATTAAGAACCTACGACAGCTTTTAATAGGAGCTCTGCGCCAGGGGCCGATCCCTCGCCATGTCGCCTTCGAAATGGACGGCAACAGGCGGTATGCCCGAAGCCATAAGATTGAGACTGTAGCAGGGCATCATATGGGGTTTGAGGCTCTGGCGCGC GTCCTTGAAATATGCTACAATTGTGGCGTCAAGGTTGTCACGGTCTATGCGTTTAGTATCGAAAACTTCAATCGTCCCAAATATGAGGTGGAGGGTCTTATGCAGATGGCCAAGTACAAGCTGGAGCAGCTTCTTGAGCATGGCGAGGTGCTCGATCGCTACGGCGCTCGAGTTATCATTTCGGGTCAGCGAGACTTAATTCCGCCGGATGTGCTTGGCTTCGTAGACCGGGCTGTCAATGAGACGAAGCACAATAAGGG TCATATCCTTAACATTTGCTTCCCATATACTTCCAGAGAGGAAATCACACAGGCAATACGATCAACTGCCGTCGAATACTCGAGCCACCCTCGCCCCCAGAACAGTGCCTTTTCCCAGACGCGCATCAAGCAAAAGATCCTTTCGAAACAtgcgggaaacaaggaggcGGCACTTGGTTCCATCCAAGAGTCTCCGCCTCCCGACGATGTAGATTGTTCCGTGTCATCAGGAACAACACTACCCCCAGGCACACCTCCATCATCGGATTCAACCACCCAGGATGTACCAAGAGCCTTCAAGAACCCCGAGACCATCACAGCGGAGACTCTCAACAACCACATGTACACTGCTGAGTGCCCACCATTGGATCTCTTCATACGAACTAGCGGCGTGGAGAGACTCAGCGATTTTATGCTCTGGCAGTGCCACCAAGACACCCAGATCTTTTTCCTCAAGTGTCTCTGGCCTGATTTCGACTTGTGGTATTTCCTTCCTGTTCTCGTAGAATGGCAATGGAGACAAAagcagagagagagggaCGAGAAGCCCAAGAGGCACCTCAAACAGCGATAG